One window of Catonella massiliensis genomic DNA carries:
- a CDS encoding ABC transporter permease: MGIMVALVILCIFLSIFPGTSGTFPTVKNMLNVLRQISTNMLLACGMTMVIILGGIDLSVGSVIALTGVISAGLVSRNGMSIPVALLVGVVIGVVSGAFNGLVISKTTIPPFIVTLATMNIARGLAGVYTGGSPVRVVSKEWQWLGAGYIASIPVPVIIMVIVFILSILIMNKTKMGRHIYAVGGNPLAARFSGINVSKVKFFVYAYSGIMASLAGIILASRMYSGQPTAGDGAEMDAIAAVVVGGTSMSGGSGKLGGTLIGALIIGILSNGLNLMNVNSFWQTVVKGVVILLAVFLDYIRTLKKNK, from the coding sequence ATGGGAATAATGGTGGCTTTGGTAATTCTATGCATATTCCTTTCTATTTTTCCAGGAACAAGCGGAACTTTTCCAACTGTGAAAAATATGCTAAATGTATTAAGGCAGATTTCTACCAATATGCTCTTAGCGTGTGGAATGACAATGGTTATTATACTGGGTGGCATTGATTTGTCAGTTGGTTCGGTTATTGCACTTACGGGTGTTATTTCTGCAGGATTGGTATCAAGAAATGGAATGAGTATACCGGTAGCCCTGCTTGTTGGTGTTGTTATTGGAGTTGTTTCAGGAGCATTTAATGGTCTTGTTATTTCAAAAACTACTATACCACCATTTATAGTAACCCTTGCAACAATGAATATAGCAAGAGGTCTGGCAGGAGTATACACAGGTGGTTCTCCAGTGAGAGTCGTATCCAAGGAATGGCAGTGGCTAGGTGCAGGCTATATTGCAAGTATTCCTGTTCCTGTTATAATAATGGTAATAGTCTTTATACTATCAATACTTATTATGAATAAAACCAAAATGGGAAGACATATATATGCAGTAGGTGGGAATCCATTGGCAGCAAGATTTTCGGGAATCAATGTATCAAAAGTAAAATTTTTTGTATATGCTTATTCCGGAATAATGGCGAGCCTTGCAGGTATCATTCTTGCTTCACGTATGTACTCCGGACAGCCTACAGCGGGTGACGGTGCAGAAATGGATGCAATTGCAGCAGTTGTAGTTGGTGGAACGTCTATGTCAGGTGGTTCGGGTAAATTAGGAGGTACCTTGATTGGTGCGCTGATTATAGGTATACTTAGTAATGGACTCAACCTTATGAATGTCAATTCTTTTTGGCAAACTGTAGTAAAGGGTGTAGTTATACTTCTTGCAGTATTTTTAGACTATATCCGTACACTTAAAAAGAATAAATAA
- a CDS encoding sugar ABC transporter substrate-binding protein yields MINNVRTYLKDWIIPIISGAILFSVLIGLKITYNSIHKHVPRVFGATYMTMNNPYFSVLNESLREVIEANGDILLTRDPAQSQDRQNQQILEMIDEGIEVLFANPVDSKTIEPALEACKKAKVAVFVVDTEVQDTDNVVSVIQSDNYKAGELVAEDMMKRLPQGANIVLLSHYSVQSTQVRREGFLDKIKGHTEYKIVANSYNSSEIEVANMEMDKIIKSGVKIDVVFGNNDPTAVGALAALEVNKLTEKGIMVYGVDGSPYAKQLISKGYMVGTAAQHPIIMGRTAADTAYKYLKNKKVEKNITIDVDMVTKENMDKTNINEWQ; encoded by the coding sequence ATGATAAACAACGTAAGAACATACCTTAAAGATTGGATAATTCCTATTATTTCGGGAGCTATTCTTTTTTCGGTGTTAATTGGGCTAAAAATAACGTATAATAGTATTCATAAGCATGTACCGAGAGTTTTTGGTGCTACCTATATGACTATGAATAATCCCTATTTTTCCGTGCTTAATGAAAGCCTTAGGGAGGTAATTGAAGCAAATGGAGATATATTGCTTACAAGAGACCCTGCACAAAGTCAGGATAGACAGAATCAACAAATACTTGAAATGATAGATGAGGGCATTGAAGTATTGTTTGCCAACCCTGTAGATTCTAAGACCATAGAGCCTGCGCTTGAGGCATGTAAGAAGGCTAAAGTTGCAGTATTTGTTGTAGATACCGAGGTTCAGGATACAGATAATGTTGTTTCGGTTATTCAGTCTGATAATTACAAAGCGGGTGAACTAGTGGCAGAAGACATGATGAAAAGGCTTCCGCAAGGCGCTAATATTGTGCTTTTATCCCATTATAGTGTACAATCTACTCAGGTAAGAAGAGAGGGTTTTTTAGACAAGATAAAAGGACATACTGAGTACAAAATAGTAGCAAATTCGTATAATAGTTCAGAAATAGAAGTTGCAAATATGGAGATGGATAAGATTATTAAATCGGGAGTTAAGATTGATGTTGTTTTTGGAAATAATGATCCAACAGCTGTTGGGGCGCTTGCAGCTCTTGAGGTAAATAAGCTGACAGAAAAAGGGATAATGGTATATGGAGTTGATGGTTCGCCTTATGCCAAACAGTTAATATCAAAAGGATATATGGTTGGTACTGCAGCACAGCATCCTATAATCATGGGAAGAACTGCAGCAGATACAGCGTATAAATATCTAAAAAATAAAAAAGTTGAAAAAAATATTACTATAGATGTTGATATGGTAACTAAAGAAAATATGGATAAAACCAATATAAATGAATGGCAATAG
- a CDS encoding sensor histidine kinase: protein MENELLSIKTNKILIFMYFICFSTAIWISQFVCLSIAKVTLNFGAREFIAEISGLPGNAEVLAQKTIFYMLMFGVTFGLRTYFGKKVKKIITITLVVDYLIAFRIIILLNFNYNGVLLWVFTNFLAHLIKSRFSGLYIGGGVISYVITDKNLASMWLKNYNIADYISVYSKDEQSYFYLTYNILNIMTIIAFFACCLFIIMKKDETIKKTKDLYEQLSLANSNLIKVNKELECMVEENEKLAEIRERNRIAREIHDTMGHTLTGIIAGIDACIALAKDSPEILREQLKLISEISRKGVEDIRASVSSLRPDTLERLNLNQALYNLIENTRKVMGVEVDYYCNEKELKLDEDEENAIYRIVQECITNAIRHGMATKITVLLEKRQFEIYLKISDNGIGCAEIKEGFGTRHMKERVEMLNGTVNFANKDGFVVEAVVPIRWGKEYD from the coding sequence ATGGAAAATGAACTTCTTAGTATTAAAACAAACAAGATTCTTATCTTTATGTATTTTATATGCTTTTCTACAGCAATCTGGATTTCCCAGTTTGTATGCCTAAGTATAGCCAAGGTAACACTTAACTTTGGTGCAAGGGAATTTATTGCTGAGATAAGTGGACTACCAGGCAATGCTGAGGTTTTGGCACAAAAAACTATTTTTTACATGCTAATGTTTGGAGTTACATTTGGGCTTAGGACCTATTTTGGTAAAAAAGTAAAAAAAATAATAACGATTACTCTTGTTGTAGATTATTTAATAGCATTTCGTATTATTATTTTATTAAACTTTAATTATAATGGGGTTTTGTTATGGGTATTTACAAACTTCCTTGCACATCTTATAAAGAGCCGCTTCTCAGGATTATACATTGGAGGAGGGGTAATCAGCTATGTAATTACAGATAAAAACCTTGCATCTATGTGGCTAAAGAATTATAATATTGCAGATTATATTTCGGTATATTCTAAGGATGAGCAGAGCTACTTCTATCTCACTTATAATATACTAAACATTATGACAATAATTGCATTTTTTGCATGCTGCCTTTTTATTATAATGAAAAAGGATGAAACAATAAAGAAAACAAAGGATTTATACGAGCAGTTATCACTTGCCAATAGCAATCTTATCAAAGTTAATAAAGAACTTGAATGCATGGTTGAAGAAAATGAAAAATTGGCAGAAATAAGAGAAAGAAACCGTATAGCTAGGGAAATTCATGATACCATGGGGCACACTTTAACAGGAATAATTGCTGGAATAGACGCTTGTATAGCACTTGCAAAAGACTCGCCTGAAATCTTAAGAGAGCAACTAAAATTGATTTCAGAGATTAGCCGTAAAGGAGTTGAAGATATTAGGGCTTCAGTAAGTTCTCTAAGACCTGATACTTTAGAGAGGCTGAATCTAAACCAAGCCCTGTACAACCTCATTGAAAATACAAGAAAGGTTATGGGGGTTGAGGTAGATTATTATTGCAATGAAAAAGAGCTGAAATTAGACGAGGATGAAGAAAATGCAATCTATAGAATTGTACAGGAATGCATTACCAATGCGATAAGGCATGGAATGGCTACGAAAATAACGGTTTTACTTGAAAAAAGACAGTTTGAAATATATTTGAAAATATCAGATAATGGTATAGGTTGCGCTGAAATTAAAGAAGGCTTTGGAACAAGACATATGAAAGAAAGAGTAGAAATGTTGAATGGAACTGTTAACTTTGCCAATAAGGATGGCTTTGTGGTAGAGGCAGTGGTTCCAATAAGATGGGGGAAAGAATATGATTAA
- a CDS encoding response regulator transcription factor, translating into MIKVLVADDQEMIRESLKIVLNSKEDFEVTDAVANGLEVIQSIRKNKPDVILMDIRMPKVDGVQCTQMVKEGYPDIKIIILTTFDDDEYVYNALRFGASGYLLKGVSMEGLQEAIRAAYQGQSMINPDVATKVLKFFSDMAKDESLIKIEDFQVKDITTGEWKIIDEVAKGKSNKEISETLALSEGTVRNYLSVILEKLSLRDRTQLAIWAIQSHRSH; encoded by the coding sequence ATGATTAAAGTATTGGTAGCGGATGATCAGGAAATGATTAGAGAAAGCCTTAAAATTGTATTAAACAGTAAAGAAGATTTTGAGGTTACAGATGCAGTAGCAAATGGACTTGAGGTCATTCAGAGTATAAGAAAAAATAAACCGGACGTTATACTTATGGATATCAGAATGCCCAAGGTTGACGGGGTTCAGTGTACTCAGATGGTAAAGGAGGGATATCCGGATATAAAAATTATTATACTTACAACTTTTGATGATGATGAATATGTTTATAATGCCCTGAGATTTGGTGCGAGCGGCTATTTGCTAAAGGGAGTAAGCATGGAAGGACTACAGGAGGCCATAAGGGCGGCATATCAGGGACAGTCAATGATTAATCCTGATGTTGCTACAAAGGTATTGAAATTTTTTTCAGATATGGCTAAGGATGAATCGCTAATAAAAATCGAAGACTTTCAGGTCAAAGATATAACCACAGGTGAGTGGAAAATAATAGACGAGGTGGCAAAGGGAAAATCAAATAAAGAGATTTCAGAAACACTTGCTTTGTCAGAGGGAACAGTAAGAAATTATCTGTCAGTTATTCTTGAAAAGCTGTCTTTAAGAGACAGAACTCAGCTTGCGATTTGGGCGATACAGTCACATAGAAGCCATTAA
- a CDS encoding ABC transporter substrate-binding protein, protein MIKKKILVIGMIITAIVILSYAIWLNQRPVVLEFAMFNGSNWNVEIQDSYSFIDRAIDRFEKEHPGVKVHYVSGIPKEDYSEWLSSKILKGDAPDVMMIKDEDFNRFAELEILENLDDYLKKDKEFDANRYYETALKSGKIANVQYALPFETVPYLMFVNKTLLNKEGIDIPDKDYTFDDLYYICKKITKDLDGDGIIDQFGIFKYSWQEAAVSNGARLFSNDGKQCYFTSTKLQEAIKFTKALSELDENQKVTKELFDKGKVAFMPLSYAEYRTYKAYPYKIKKYTDFQWDCITLPRGKKGSNSSVVDSLNIGMGKDSKHKELSWEFLKYMTGNEEVQKDMFLNAPAASVLHSVTEDKNLIKDIDGEFIGKVIDSGSVKPKFERYEGAIQIADAEINNYYTQDVDLDNAMRIIQRKVQEYISK, encoded by the coding sequence TTGATTAAGAAGAAAATATTAGTAATAGGGATGATAATTACTGCCATTGTCATATTGTCATATGCCATTTGGTTAAATCAAAGACCTGTGGTTCTAGAATTTGCTATGTTTAACGGTAGCAATTGGAATGTGGAAATACAGGATAGTTATAGTTTTATAGACAGGGCTATTGATAGGTTTGAGAAAGAGCATCCGGGTGTGAAGGTACATTACGTAAGTGGCATACCTAAAGAAGATTATTCAGAATGGCTTAGTAGTAAGATACTAAAGGGGGACGCACCTGATGTCATGATGATAAAGGATGAGGACTTCAACCGCTTTGCAGAGCTTGAAATACTGGAAAATCTGGATGATTATTTGAAAAAGGATAAGGAATTTGATGCTAATAGATATTATGAAACTGCATTAAAATCGGGGAAAATAGCAAATGTACAGTATGCATTGCCCTTTGAAACCGTCCCATACCTTATGTTTGTAAACAAAACTCTGCTGAATAAAGAGGGCATAGATATTCCCGATAAAGATTATACTTTTGATGACTTATATTATATCTGCAAAAAAATAACAAAGGATTTAGATGGAGATGGAATTATAGACCAGTTTGGGATATTTAAGTATAGTTGGCAGGAGGCGGCAGTCTCTAACGGAGCTAGGTTGTTTTCAAATGATGGGAAGCAGTGTTATTTTACTAGCACCAAACTACAGGAAGCTATTAAGTTTACGAAAGCTTTAAGTGAATTAGATGAAAATCAAAAAGTCACAAAAGAGCTTTTTGATAAGGGCAAAGTTGCTTTTATGCCACTTAGCTATGCTGAATATAGAACTTATAAGGCATACCCTTATAAGATTAAAAAATATACTGATTTTCAATGGGACTGTATAACTCTTCCAAGAGGTAAAAAAGGAAGCAATTCTTCAGTGGTCGACAGCTTAAATATAGGGATGGGAAAAGATAGCAAACATAAGGAATTATCTTGGGAATTTCTTAAATATATGACAGGAAATGAAGAAGTTCAAAAAGATATGTTTTTAAATGCACCAGCAGCATCTGTACTACATTCTGTGACTGAAGATAAAAATCTTATAAAGGATATTGATGGAGAATTTATTGGAAAAGTCATAGATAGTGGAAGTGTAAAGCCAAAGTTTGAAAGATATGAAGGCGCTATACAGATAGCAGATGCAGAAATAAACAATTATTATACTCAGGATGTGGACTTGGACAATGCAATGAGGATTATCCAAAGAAAGGTACAGGAATATATATCAAAATAG
- a CDS encoding D-lyxose/D-mannose family sugar isomerase translates to MKRSEINNIIKEMEILIKENGFKLPPFAEWTPKEWETKGREYDEIRDNRLGWDITDFGLGDFNKVGFGLFTIRNGNQHNPKYKKVYAEKILFLRDNMMAPMHFHWFKSEDIINRGGGTMLIKLYNSDKDGNLLDTDVIVHSDGREYTIEAGGMVELKPGESITITPYLYHEFHVVPSSGSVLIGEVSQCNDDETDNRFYEKIGRFPKIEEDEPPYRLLCNEYPDAKN, encoded by the coding sequence ATGAAGCGTTCAGAAATCAATAATATAATAAAAGAAATGGAAATACTTATTAAGGAAAATGGCTTTAAACTACCTCCTTTTGCAGAATGGACTCCAAAAGAATGGGAAACAAAAGGAAGAGAATATGATGAGATAAGAGATAATAGGCTGGGATGGGATATAACTGACTTTGGGTTGGGTGACTTTAATAAAGTTGGATTTGGACTTTTTACTATAAGAAATGGAAACCAGCATAATCCGAAATATAAAAAAGTATATGCAGAAAAAATCCTCTTTTTAAGAGATAATATGATGGCACCAATGCATTTTCATTGGTTTAAGTCGGAGGATATAATAAACAGGGGAGGAGGCACCATGCTTATTAAACTGTATAACTCTGACAAAGATGGAAATCTTTTGGACACAGATGTAATAGTACATTCCGATGGAAGAGAATATACTATAGAGGCGGGTGGAATGGTTGAGCTAAAACCGGGTGAAAGTATAACTATAACTCCTTATCTTTATCATGAATTCCATGTAGTTCCTAGCAGTGGAAGTGTGCTTATTGGCGAAGTTTCGCAGTGCAATGATGATGAAACAGATAATAGGTTCTATGAGAAAATCGGAAGATTTCCCAAAATTGAAGAAGATGAGCCTCCATACAGGCTTTTATGCAATGAATATCCAGATGCAAAAAACTAA
- a CDS encoding sensor histidine kinase — translation MKANLFFKYLVCYLLIVISSLIILNTVGAGRIRNGIINDNIRSMKIEAETITSDYMKGYYSGNMSLFDVDNGLKTIDTFADARIMIINAVGEVVSDTRGTSFNDKNERRRLPAWLLEKDSYVGGNIKELSNKAIVAVISPIDIDFVLKGYVVLSMEVSELEKDASYSIDTLNICFLILGVVFLIALLFLYRISIIPLRAVIKAAREYARGNFDYVFATEENRHDEFRDLMDTIEYMAKELSLMEEYQRKFISNISHDFRSPLTSIKGFATAMMDGTIPPELYNKYLSTICFETDRLTKLTSGLIELNKFDSHQALLDIREFDLHSMIKQTVEAFEGKCRDKHISLNLIFEGDESLVMADKGKIEQVFYNLIDNAIKFSHNDSDINITTKSKGNKVIVSVKDYGIGIPKESLKKIWERFYKTDTSRGKDKKGSGLGLAIVKEIIQSHGEEIDVISTENAGTEFVFTISKAGV, via the coding sequence ATGAAAGCAAATCTGTTTTTTAAGTATCTGGTTTGCTACCTCCTAATAGTTATTAGTTCCCTTATTATACTAAACACAGTAGGAGCAGGGCGTATCAGAAATGGAATTATAAACGATAATATCAGGTCTATGAAGATAGAGGCAGAGACAATAACAAGCGATTATATGAAGGGGTATTATTCCGGAAATATGTCTCTTTTTGACGTAGACAATGGGCTAAAGACTATCGATACATTTGCAGATGCAAGAATAATGATAATAAATGCTGTAGGTGAAGTAGTTTCTGATACAAGAGGAACTTCTTTTAACGATAAGAATGAGAGAAGAAGGCTTCCTGCCTGGCTCTTAGAGAAGGATTCATATGTGGGTGGCAATATCAAGGAATTATCTAATAAAGCTATAGTGGCGGTAATTTCCCCTATTGATATAGACTTTGTACTTAAAGGATATGTAGTGCTTTCCATGGAGGTGTCAGAGCTTGAGAAAGACGCCTCGTATAGTATAGATACCTTGAATATTTGCTTTTTGATACTTGGAGTAGTATTTCTCATAGCCCTGCTATTTCTTTACAGGATATCGATTATTCCTTTAAGAGCGGTAATTAAGGCTGCCAGAGAATATGCCAGAGGAAATTTTGACTATGTATTTGCCACTGAGGAAAACAGACACGATGAATTTAGGGATTTGATGGACACCATTGAATACATGGCTAAAGAACTGAGCCTTATGGAAGAATATCAGAGAAAATTTATTTCAAATATTTCTCATGACTTTCGTTCACCGCTTACCTCTATAAAGGGCTTTGCTACGGCAATGATGGATGGAACCATTCCTCCTGAGCTTTACAATAAGTACCTTAGTACCATTTGCTTTGAAACAGACAGACTTACCAAGCTTACAAGCGGATTGATTGAGCTTAACAAGTTTGACAGTCATCAGGCTCTCTTAGACATCAGAGAGTTTGACCTACATAGTATGATAAAGCAGACAGTGGAGGCATTTGAGGGAAAATGCAGGGACAAGCATATTTCGCTGAATCTTATATTTGAAGGGGATGAGTCGCTTGTAATGGCTGACAAGGGAAAGATTGAGCAGGTATTTTACAATCTGATTGACAATGCAATCAAGTTCAGCCACAACGATTCAGATATAAATATAACTACAAAATCTAAGGGAAATAAGGTAATAGTGTCCGTTAAGGATTATGGCATTGGTATACCGAAGGAAAGTCTTAAGAAAATATGGGAGAGGTTTTATAAAACGGATACTTCGAGGGGGAAGGACAAGAAGGGCAGTGGTCTGGGACTGGCTATAGTTAAGGAAATTATCCAGTCGCATGGAGAAGAAATTGATGTAATCAGCACTGAAAATGCAGGAACTGAGTTTGTATTTACAATTAGTAAAGCAGGGGTATGA
- a CDS encoding S1C family serine protease — protein sequence MSDDKDYKFINEKIVQKKMHPVKKFFIGLIVVLFLGVVFGVTERIVFEVTGEVLPHFNLFKKNHSIELRKNEEVASGASIATESSVKEAKESKPETDKKQVKIIEKRVSADLSDYKQALSQFGKLANEQNQSVVEVQSVVKGKDWFENPYDAVNKAAGYIIAVQNDEAYILTDYKSIKSADNIKVKFKQGFLAEGIIKNYSANLELALVMVNLKGIAKKDDIEPLKFGGISYKSIGEPIMAIGNPNGNIYSVLPGVITGAETSLIEDDYSFDSQFTDIDIAKNGDAVFVDFDGNVVGIYYKGNQDVTQIINISKIMTLLEKMMNDEPLPYIGIKSKAFDGAEEKTGISGGVMVDSVTKGSPADDAGFKEGDIIYEMDGVHIENMSDYESFLESKKPKNKVKVLIYRVTRNEGKKIELEVEIGDSRGIK from the coding sequence ATGAGTGATGATAAGGATTATAAATTCATTAATGAAAAAATAGTTCAAAAGAAGATGCATCCTGTTAAGAAATTTTTTATTGGCTTGATTGTAGTTTTATTTTTGGGTGTTGTTTTCGGAGTTACGGAAAGAATTGTATTTGAAGTTACAGGTGAGGTGCTACCGCATTTTAACTTATTTAAGAAAAATCACTCAATTGAGCTTAGGAAAAATGAAGAGGTGGCGAGCGGAGCTTCGATAGCTACTGAAAGTTCTGTAAAGGAAGCTAAGGAGAGTAAGCCTGAGACAGATAAAAAGCAGGTTAAGATAATTGAGAAAAGAGTTTCTGCTGATTTATCCGACTATAAGCAGGCTCTAAGCCAGTTTGGTAAGTTAGCCAATGAGCAGAATCAGTCTGTAGTTGAAGTGCAATCTGTGGTAAAGGGAAAGGACTGGTTTGAAAATCCTTATGACGCTGTAAATAAAGCTGCAGGATATATAATTGCGGTTCAGAACGACGAGGCTTATATATTAACGGATTATAAGAGCATTAAGTCTGCTGATAATATAAAGGTTAAATTTAAGCAGGGCTTCCTTGCAGAGGGGATAATTAAGAATTATTCGGCTAATTTGGAGCTTGCTCTTGTGATGGTCAATCTAAAGGGAATTGCAAAGAAGGATGATATTGAACCTCTTAAGTTTGGAGGAATTAGCTACAAGAGCATAGGTGAGCCTATTATGGCTATAGGTAATCCGAATGGAAACATCTATTCAGTATTACCGGGAGTTATAACAGGTGCTGAGACATCCCTGATAGAAGATGACTATAGCTTTGATTCGCAGTTTACAGACATAGATATTGCCAAGAACGGAGATGCTGTCTTTGTTGATTTTGATGGAAATGTCGTAGGCATATATTATAAGGGAAATCAGGATGTAACTCAGATAATTAACATTTCAAAGATAATGACCTTACTTGAGAAAATGATGAATGATGAGCCCCTGCCTTATATAGGAATTAAGTCCAAGGCTTTTGACGGAGCTGAGGAGAAGACAGGAATATCAGGAGGAGTAATGGTAGACAGCGTCACCAAGGGTTCTCCTGCGGATGATGCGGGCTTTAAGGAAGGCGATATAATATACGAGATGGACGGCGTACACATTGAAAATATGAGCGACTATGAGAGCTTCCTTGAAAGTAAAAAGCCAAAGAATAAGGTAAAAGTCCTCATTTACAGGGTAACAAGGAATGAGGGTAAGAAAATAGAATTAGAAGTAGAGATAGGAGACAGCAGGGGTATAAAATGA
- a CDS encoding 3'-5' exoribonuclease YhaM family protein yields MRYIKDIKDGEQLNGIYYCKEKKELRSKNDKPYYSMTLQDKTGSLDAKVWDTNSNGIEDFAGGDFVCVQGQVSIYMGALQGKIIRARRCGEGEYDLADYIPTSRYDRDEMYGKLLDIIDTVKNPYYKKLLDTFFRDKEFAEKFKNHSAAKTVHHSFVGGLLEHSLGVVKVCDFMSNQYPMINRDLLITAAPLHDIGKMVELSGFPTNEYTDSGQLLGHIYIGANMINEKINSIENFPKRLADELIHCILSHHGSLEFGSPKMPALMEAFALSLADNMDAKMETFTELLEVNEGRTDWLGYNKFFESNIRIATKNKE; encoded by the coding sequence ATGAGATATATAAAGGATATTAAGGACGGAGAGCAGTTAAACGGCATCTATTACTGTAAGGAGAAGAAGGAGCTTAGAAGTAAAAATGACAAACCATATTATTCAATGACTTTGCAGGATAAAACAGGCAGTCTTGATGCTAAGGTATGGGATACGAATTCAAATGGAATAGAGGACTTTGCAGGTGGCGACTTTGTCTGTGTTCAGGGGCAGGTTTCTATCTATATGGGAGCTTTGCAGGGCAAAATTATCAGAGCCAGAAGATGTGGTGAAGGCGAATATGACCTGGCGGACTACATACCTACTTCAAGGTACGATAGAGATGAGATGTATGGGAAGCTTTTAGACATCATCGATACAGTAAAGAATCCTTATTATAAAAAGTTATTGGATACATTTTTCAGGGACAAGGAATTTGCAGAGAAGTTTAAGAATCATTCTGCGGCAAAGACAGTCCACCATAGCTTTGTGGGAGGGCTTTTGGAGCATTCTCTGGGAGTGGTAAAGGTCTGTGATTTCATGTCTAATCAATATCCTATGATTAACAGAGATTTGCTTATAACGGCGGCACCACTGCACGACATAGGAAAGATGGTTGAGCTTAGCGGATTTCCAACAAATGAATATACTGACTCAGGCCAGCTTCTAGGTCATATTTACATTGGTGCAAATATGATAAATGAGAAGATTAACAGCATTGAAAATTTTCCAAAAAGACTGGCAGATGAGCTTATTCACTGCATTTTATCGCATCACGGCTCTCTGGAATTTGGTTCGCCTAAGATGCCTGCACTTATGGAAGCCTTTGCACTCAGCCTTGCTGACAACATGGATGCGAAGATGGAGACATTTACCGAGCTTTTGGAGGTAAATGAGGGCAGAACGGACTGGCTTGGTTACAACAAGTTTTTTGAGTCGAATATAAGAATAGCTACTAAGAATAAGGAATAA